Below is a genomic region from Methanosphaera sp. ISO3-F5.
TCTTTAACATGAAATGTTGCTGGAGAATCATAGGAATCTTTATCATCACTTATCGTACATTTGATTTTCATTTTTCCTATAGGCTTATTAATTACTTCATCATATTTTTCTACTTCATCAGGATGTTTAGTTAATAATATAGCAAATAATGTTCCCTTTATTAATCCCCTATTATTTTTACGTGCCTCGTACCATTGGAATTCTTCTAATGTCATTGAATCATCCTTGATTCGAATATCATATACTTGTTTCCAGTAATCCCCACTGATTTTGTCTAATGGACTATTTTCGTCATCCTTTAATTTTGAATATAATTTTATTGCTTTCCTATGATTTGATTGTCCAAAAATTACAAAATCTATGTCTGAATCATTATTTTGTAAATTTACAATGGTTGAACCAGTCACTCCCATGTCTTCATAACTTATGCCTGCCTGATTATGAAATATGGAGGATAATAATCGGATTTTGTCATAGAATATATTGTTGTCATCTGACTCAATTATTTCTTTTAATCGTTTAATTGGACTGATAATTTCAGATATATCCTCTTTAGGAACTCCCATCATCTTTTTATTTTCAACATTCCAATTAAACAGGTAATCTGGATGATTTTCTTTGATATATTCATATGCTTCATTACTGTTTACTTTTTTGTATTTAATTCCATTGATTTCACGATTACCATTACTGCATGGAACATATCTGAGAAATGATATGTAATGAGTACTTGGATGATTATAACTGTTTACTGCAAAAAAAAGTCCGTCTTTGGTCTTTATAAAATACCTTGGTTGAATATTCATAAATAAAACACCATTTACATTACTGTTGAAGTGTTTATTGAAAATGTTATTTAAAATTATAGGAGATTATACTATTTTGAAAATAAACAAGCAAATGTACATGATATATTACATTATCATAATCAAAATATTAAATTATAATAAATTATATTAATAAAAAAAATCATATTATTAAAAAAGAACTTTTTTTGAGTATATATAATAAATATAACTTTTTTAAAAACAATTATCAGAGGAACGGTAATATGTCATATGACTTTAATTTAAAAATAAAAGATAATCACTTAATGATTGGTGAACTAGATGCTAATGATTTAGCAGAAGAATTTAAAACACCATTATATGTAATTGATGAAGAAAAAGTTAGAGAAAATTACAACAAATTATTCACTGCATTCAGTAGCAAATATGAAGATTTACACATGTGTTATGCAGCTAAAGCAAACACAAGCCTTGCAGTATTAAAAATATTAGAAGATGAAGGAAGTTACATTGATGCAGTAAGTCCTGGTGAAATATACACAGCATTACTTGCAGGATTCACACCAGATAGAATAATGTTCACAGGAAACAATGTGACAAACGAAGAATTAGAATATGCTCATAAAACAGGAGTTACAATAAACCTTGACAGTATATCAGCTCTTGAAAGATTAAGTACCATTGAAGGAACAGAAGGAAAAGAAATATCAATAAGAGTAAATCCAATGGTAGAAGCAGGTCATCATGAACACTGTATTACAGGTGGACCAAAAAGTAAATTTGGTATAAAAGAAGAAGAAGCCGTTGAAGTTTACCAGAAAGCAATAGACCTCGGATTTAAGCCAATAGGTATGCATTCACATATAGGTTCTGAAATACTTGAATCCGAACCATTCATGTTAGCAGTAGAAACAATGATGGACATTGCAGGAAAAGTACATCAAGAAGTAGGAGTTGACTTTAAATTCCTAGACTTTGGTGGAGGATTTGGTATACCATACGAGCCAACAGAAAATGAATTAGACTTAGAAAAATTCACAACAGACATTATAAATCTTTTCAAATCCAAAGTTGAAGAATATGACATGGAAAGTCCATCATTCTATATTGAACCTGGAAGATTCCTAGTTGGTAACGCAGAAGTATTATTAACAAGAGTAAATACAATTAAAGAAAGCTACCGTAAATTTGCAGGAGTAGACTGTGGATTTGGTACACTCCTAAGGCCAACAATGTATGGATCATACCATCATATTGTAGTAGCAAATAAGATGAATGAAGAAAATGTTGAAGAAATTGATATTGCAGGTAACCTCTGTGAAAGTGGAGACCTATTTGCTAGGGATAGGCCAATGCCTAAACTAGAAGAAGGAGACCTTCTCGCAATATTAAATGCTGGTGCATATGCTTACAGTATGGCATCACAATATAATTCAAGACCTAGACCGGCAGAAGTATTAGTTAACAAAAAAGAAGCAGATGTAATAAGAAGAAGAGAAAGTTTCAGTGACTTATTTAATGGTCAGAAAGTTCCAACAAGGTTATTAAAATGATTAAAGAAATAAATTTTACAAAAATGCATGCACTGGGTAATGATTACATAGTAATTAACGAAACAGATGAAACAGTCATCCCTGAAGAATCAAAAAATGATGTATGTGCTGAAATATCACAGAGAAGATTTAATGTTGGTGCTGATGGTGTAGTTTTTGCATGTAAATCTGATAAGGCTGATGTAAGATTCCGTATCTTCAATAGTGATGGTAGTGAAGCTGAAATGTGTGGAAATGGTATTCGCTGTCTTGCTAAATATGTTTATGATAAAAACATTGTTAAAAAAGAAGTAATGCAAATTGAAACAA
It encodes:
- a CDS encoding DNA polymerase subunit beta, whose amino-acid sequence is MNIQPRYFIKTKDGLFFAVNSYNHPSTHYISFLRYVPCSNGNREINGIKYKKVNSNEAYEYIKENHPDYLFNWNVENKKMMGVPKEDISEIISPIKRLKEIIESDDNNIFYDKIRLLSSIFHNQAGISYEDMGVTGSTIVNLQNNDSDIDFVIFGQSNHRKAIKLYSKLKDDENSPLDKISGDYWKQVYDIRIKDDSMTLEEFQWYEARKNNRGLIKGTLFAILLTKHPDEVEKYDEVINKPIGKMKIKCTISDDKDSYDSPATFHVKDVQVLEGNNDVKIDKILSFTHTYTGIVKNDENIIASGVCEEVIRNDSIVGYNLIIGTTRESIDEYIKLEYSPL
- the lysA gene encoding diaminopimelate decarboxylase encodes the protein MSYDFNLKIKDNHLMIGELDANDLAEEFKTPLYVIDEEKVRENYNKLFTAFSSKYEDLHMCYAAKANTSLAVLKILEDEGSYIDAVSPGEIYTALLAGFTPDRIMFTGNNVTNEELEYAHKTGVTINLDSISALERLSTIEGTEGKEISIRVNPMVEAGHHEHCITGGPKSKFGIKEEEAVEVYQKAIDLGFKPIGMHSHIGSEILESEPFMLAVETMMDIAGKVHQEVGVDFKFLDFGGGFGIPYEPTENELDLEKFTTDIINLFKSKVEEYDMESPSFYIEPGRFLVGNAEVLLTRVNTIKESYRKFAGVDCGFGTLLRPTMYGSYHHIVVANKMNEENVEEIDIAGNLCESGDLFARDRPMPKLEEGDLLAILNAGAYAYSMASQYNSRPRPAEVLVNKKEADVIRRRESFSDLFNGQKVPTRLLK